In one Methylobacterium sp. SyP6R genomic region, the following are encoded:
- a CDS encoding alpha-2-macroglobulin family protein → MSLISTVGRVAIGSAGILAGILTGLPGAEAQPSPNPAPRRAALMQPAPHPKTFVRQTLASEAVRLEARVREEGGAGGKSAAQWRREADTLKAKDETDGALAAYRRAATAEPTDWRNWYALAETAGDAENDDYDTNQKLKAEARAGAYLAYQRAVAPADEARALALLGAVLAKQESWRPALEAYAASLALAGDPETAKTYEGLRDAHGFRVLDYKVDSDAAAPRACFTLSETIDPKADVAPFVAVSGASDTAVTAQGQQVCVDGLRHGERYGVVLRQGLPSTVGESLRKAADYEVYVRDRSPQVRFTGRNYVLPRTGQAGVPLVSVNAPKLDVEVVRIGDRGLLPALRSDEFLSQLSGSGLRTIARERGVQVWKGTLDTAPAETNREAVTAFPVLQAVGKVEPGLYVMTARPNGTAALADEEGGYESEATQWFVVSDLGLTAFKGRDGIHVLARSLASAAVLKGAEVRLVARSNEVLATRNTDGQGHAAFDPGLARGEGGAAPSLVVARLGDDYGFLDLSLSAFDLADRGVKGRPAPGAAEAYLFPERGVYRSGETVQLTALLRDARGAAIPTLPLTLVAKRPDGVEYRRAQVADAGLGGRAFSLPLLPGAQAGTWRVAAYTDPKAPPVGEATFLVEDYVPERIEVTLTPAEAALRPGEPATVAVSARYLYGAPGAGLSVGGSVVVQPAARSGIKNFEEFSTGLDDERVEPVTAELDAPVTTDGQGRATVRAPVPASSGPRPFEAKVSLQVGEPGGRAVQRSLTLPILPAGPVIGIRKTFGELREGATATFEVAAARPDGTRLSGEATWTLLRVDRRYQWYRADGRWSYEPVKTTAKVANGRVTLEPGAPAKVAMPVDLGQYRLEVRGPGLEAASLSFNVGWSGSETADAPDLLDLTLDREAYASGTTLKAQLRPRFAGTATIAVVSDKVHEIRTLDLPASGATVEIPVKPDWGAGAYLVATAYRPLDQAAKRLPGRAMGLAWFGIDRDARTLGVTVEAPAKIRPRGDLRLPIRLAGLKAGEEARVTVAAVDVGILNLTRYANPDPFGFFFGQKALSTEIRDLYGYLIDGMQGTLGAIRSGGDTGGAELEGSPPAQEPLARYSGVVTVGPDGRAEVAFPIPAFNGTARVMVTAWSAARVGAASADVVIRDAVVASGTLPRFLAIGDRSRLHVALDNVEGQAGDYAVDVDLSGPVVVPAGALSRTLRLEPGGRGAVEIPLTAAGPGLARIDLRLTGPGLTEPAGQSFSLRIQPGTGALLRREVRKLEPGASLTLSSDLLTEVIPGTGSVTLAASPLSGIDVPALLQALDRYPYGCTEQVVSRALPLLSVNRLAALAQLGLDGTADERVKGAIDRVLSRQDSSGAFGLWSAGQAEDLWLTAYATDFLTRARERGFAVPPTAMALALDRLRNSVANANEVTDGGLDLAYAAYVLARNGRPVMGDLRYLADTKLAAFATPLARGQIAAALALLGDRTRARTAFEAAVAALRAERDGGAYRADYGSRLRDGAGLIALAAETGVARDAIGPLGHVVGEERESGRPTSTQEQAWMVLAAAELAKEAAKDAPSLAVDGAPVSGALYRTFSGSALEAKPVTVANGGTAPVPLALGIAGNPALPEPAAAKGYTIERSYHRLDGSPADLAALRQNDRLVVVLKVTEAKASAGRLLLVDRLPAGLEIDNPKLLDTDATAGLAWAKSDVKPTHTEFRDDRFVAAYDRDPSQSAFFSVAYTVRAVTPGRYVHPAATIEDMYRPERYGRTAFGTLEVGAAR, encoded by the coding sequence ATGTCGCTCATCTCAACGGTCGGTCGCGTCGCCATCGGCTCGGCCGGAATCCTGGCCGGAATCCTGACAGGGCTTCCGGGTGCCGAGGCCCAGCCGTCCCCGAACCCGGCCCCCCGCCGCGCCGCCCTGATGCAGCCGGCGCCCCACCCCAAGACCTTCGTGCGGCAGACCCTCGCCAGCGAGGCGGTGCGGCTCGAGGCGCGGGTGAGGGAGGAAGGCGGCGCGGGCGGAAAATCCGCCGCGCAGTGGCGCCGGGAGGCCGACACCCTCAAGGCCAAGGACGAGACCGACGGGGCGCTCGCCGCCTATCGCCGCGCGGCGACCGCGGAGCCGACGGATTGGCGCAACTGGTACGCCCTGGCGGAAACCGCGGGCGACGCCGAGAACGACGACTACGACACCAACCAGAAGCTGAAGGCCGAGGCCCGGGCCGGCGCCTACCTGGCCTATCAGCGGGCGGTTGCCCCGGCGGATGAGGCCCGGGCATTGGCGCTCCTCGGCGCGGTCCTGGCCAAGCAGGAGAGCTGGCGCCCGGCATTGGAGGCCTACGCGGCGAGCCTGGCGCTGGCGGGCGACCCGGAGACCGCCAAGACCTACGAAGGTTTACGCGACGCGCACGGCTTCCGGGTGCTCGACTACAAGGTCGATTCCGACGCCGCCGCCCCGCGGGCCTGCTTCACCCTCTCGGAGACGATCGACCCCAAGGCGGATGTCGCGCCCTTCGTCGCCGTCTCGGGCGCCTCCGACACCGCCGTGACGGCGCAGGGCCAACAGGTCTGCGTCGACGGGTTGCGCCACGGCGAGCGCTACGGCGTGGTCCTGCGCCAGGGCCTGCCCTCGACCGTGGGCGAGTCCCTCCGCAAGGCCGCCGATTACGAGGTCTACGTCCGCGACCGCAGCCCGCAGGTGCGCTTCACCGGGCGCAACTACGTCCTGCCCCGCACCGGCCAGGCCGGGGTGCCGCTGGTCTCGGTGAATGCGCCCAAGCTCGACGTCGAGGTGGTGCGCATCGGCGATCGCGGGCTGCTGCCGGCCCTGCGCTCCGACGAGTTCCTGTCGCAGCTCTCGGGCAGCGGCCTGCGCACCATCGCCCGCGAGCGCGGCGTGCAGGTCTGGAAGGGCACCCTCGACACGGCGCCGGCCGAGACCAACCGCGAGGCCGTGACCGCCTTCCCGGTGCTCCAGGCGGTCGGAAAGGTCGAGCCCGGGCTCTACGTGATGACGGCGCGTCCGAACGGCACCGCCGCGCTGGCCGACGAGGAAGGCGGCTACGAGAGCGAGGCGACGCAGTGGTTCGTGGTCTCCGACCTCGGGCTCACCGCCTTCAAGGGCCGGGACGGGATCCACGTGCTCGCCCGCTCCCTCGCCTCGGCCGCCGTGCTCAAGGGAGCGGAGGTCCGCCTCGTCGCCCGCAGCAACGAGGTGCTGGCGACGAGGAACACCGACGGCCAGGGCCACGCCGCCTTCGATCCGGGTCTCGCCCGCGGCGAGGGCGGGGCGGCTCCGAGCCTCGTCGTGGCCCGCCTCGGCGACGATTACGGCTTCCTCGACCTATCCTTGAGCGCCTTCGACCTCGCCGATCGCGGCGTGAAGGGCCGGCCGGCGCCGGGTGCTGCGGAGGCCTACCTGTTTCCCGAGCGCGGGGTCTACCGCTCCGGCGAGACGGTGCAGTTGACCGCGCTCCTGCGCGACGCCAGGGGCGCGGCGATCCCGACCCTGCCCCTGACCCTGGTGGCCAAGCGCCCGGACGGCGTCGAGTACCGCCGGGCGCAGGTGGCGGATGCGGGCTTGGGCGGCCGGGCCTTCTCCCTGCCGCTGCTGCCGGGCGCGCAAGCCGGCACTTGGCGGGTCGCCGCCTATACCGACCCGAAGGCGCCGCCGGTCGGCGAGGCGACGTTCCTTGTCGAGGATTACGTGCCTGAGCGCATCGAGGTGACGCTGACGCCGGCCGAGGCCGCCTTGAGGCCGGGGGAGCCCGCGACGGTCGCGGTTTCGGCGCGCTACCTCTACGGCGCGCCGGGCGCCGGCCTGAGCGTCGGCGGCTCGGTCGTGGTGCAGCCGGCCGCCCGCAGCGGCATCAAGAACTTCGAGGAGTTCTCGACCGGCCTCGACGACGAGCGCGTCGAGCCGGTGACGGCGGAGCTGGACGCCCCGGTCACCACCGACGGGCAGGGACGTGCCACCGTGCGGGCGCCGGTGCCGGCATCGAGCGGGCCGCGGCCGTTCGAGGCGAAGGTCTCGCTCCAGGTCGGCGAGCCCGGCGGCCGGGCGGTGCAGCGCAGCCTGACCCTGCCGATCCTGCCCGCCGGCCCGGTGATCGGGATCCGAAAGACCTTTGGCGAATTGCGCGAGGGGGCGACCGCGACGTTCGAGGTCGCCGCCGCCCGGCCCGACGGCACGCGGCTCTCGGGTGAGGCGACCTGGACCCTGCTGCGGGTCGACCGGCGCTACCAATGGTACCGGGCCGATGGGCGCTGGTCCTACGAGCCGGTCAAGACCACCGCCAAGGTCGCCAACGGCCGCGTGACCCTCGAACCCGGCGCGCCGGCGAAGGTCGCGATGCCGGTCGATCTCGGCCAGTACCGCCTGGAGGTGCGCGGCCCCGGCCTCGAGGCGGCGAGCCTGTCGTTCAACGTCGGCTGGAGCGGATCCGAGACCGCCGACGCCCCCGACCTCCTCGACCTCACCCTCGATCGCGAAGCCTATGCCTCGGGCACCACCCTGAAGGCGCAACTGCGGCCGCGCTTCGCCGGGACTGCGACGATCGCGGTGGTGAGCGACAAGGTGCATGAAATCCGCACCCTCGACCTGCCGGCCTCCGGCGCCACCGTCGAGATCCCGGTCAAGCCCGATTGGGGCGCGGGCGCCTACCTCGTCGCCACCGCCTACCGGCCCCTCGATCAGGCGGCCAAGCGCCTGCCCGGCCGGGCGATGGGGCTCGCCTGGTTCGGGATCGACCGCGACGCCCGTACCCTCGGCGTCACCGTGGAGGCCCCCGCCAAGATCCGGCCCCGGGGCGATCTGCGCCTGCCGATCCGTCTGGCCGGGCTGAAAGCCGGTGAGGAGGCGCGGGTGACCGTGGCGGCGGTCGATGTCGGCATCCTCAATCTCACCCGCTACGCCAATCCGGATCCGTTCGGGTTCTTCTTCGGCCAGAAGGCGCTCTCGACCGAGATCCGCGACCTCTACGGATATCTGATCGACGGGATGCAGGGCACGCTCGGCGCCATCCGCTCGGGCGGCGATACCGGCGGGGCGGAGCTGGAGGGCTCCCCGCCGGCGCAGGAGCCGCTGGCGCGCTATTCGGGCGTCGTCACGGTCGGACCGGACGGCCGGGCCGAGGTGGCTTTCCCGATTCCCGCCTTCAACGGCACCGCCCGGGTGATGGTGACGGCCTGGAGCGCGGCCCGGGTCGGCGCGGCGTCGGCCGACGTGGTGATCCGCGACGCGGTGGTGGCGAGCGGCACCCTGCCGCGCTTCCTCGCGATCGGCGACCGCTCGCGCCTGCACGTCGCCCTCGACAATGTCGAGGGACAGGCCGGCGACTACGCGGTGGATGTCGATCTCTCCGGGCCGGTGGTGGTGCCGGCCGGCGCGCTGAGCCGTACGTTACGCCTGGAGCCGGGCGGGCGCGGCGCGGTCGAGATCCCGCTCACCGCTGCCGGTCCGGGGTTGGCCCGCATCGACCTGCGGCTGACCGGCCCGGGGCTGACCGAACCCGCCGGCCAGAGTTTTTCGTTACGGATCCAGCCCGGCACCGGGGCGCTCCTGCGCCGCGAGGTGCGCAAGCTGGAACCCGGCGCGAGCCTGACCCTGTCGAGCGACCTCCTCACCGAGGTGATCCCCGGTACCGGCTCGGTGACGCTCGCCGCCTCGCCGCTCAGTGGCATCGACGTGCCGGCCCTGCTCCAGGCCCTCGACCGCTATCCTTACGGCTGCACCGAGCAGGTGGTGAGCCGGGCCCTGCCGCTCCTCTCGGTCAACCGCCTGGCGGCTCTGGCCCAGCTCGGCCTCGACGGCACCGCCGACGAGCGGGTGAAGGGGGCCATCGACCGGGTGCTGTCGCGCCAGGATTCGAGCGGCGCCTTCGGGCTGTGGTCGGCGGGCCAGGCCGAGGACCTGTGGCTCACGGCCTACGCCACCGACTTCCTGACCCGGGCGCGCGAGCGCGGCTTCGCCGTGCCACCGACCGCGATGGCGCTCGCCCTCGACCGGCTCCGCAACAGCGTGGCGAATGCCAACGAGGTCACGGATGGCGGCCTCGACCTCGCCTACGCGGCCTATGTGCTCGCCCGCAACGGCCGGCCGGTGATGGGCGACCTGCGCTACCTCGCCGATACCAAGCTCGCCGCCTTCGCCACGCCGCTCGCCCGCGGCCAGATCGCCGCGGCGCTCGCGCTGCTCGGCGACCGGACCCGCGCCCGCACCGCCTTCGAGGCCGCCGTGGCCGCACTCCGGGCCGAGCGCGACGGCGGCGCCTACCGGGCCGATTACGGCTCGCGCCTGCGCGACGGCGCCGGGCTGATCGCGCTCGCCGCCGAGACCGGGGTGGCGCGGGACGCGATCGGCCCGCTGGGCCATGTGGTGGGCGAGGAGCGGGAATCGGGGCGCCCGACCAGCACCCAGGAACAGGCCTGGATGGTGCTGGCGGCGGCCGAACTCGCCAAGGAGGCGGCCAAGGATGCGCCGTCCCTCGCCGTCGACGGCGCACCGGTCTCCGGCGCCCTCTACCGCACGTTTTCGGGATCGGCCCTGGAGGCGAAGCCGGTGACGGTGGCCAATGGCGGTACCGCCCCGGTGCCACTCGCGCTCGGCATCGCCGGCAACCCTGCTTTGCCGGAACCGGCCGCGGCGAAGGGCTACACGATCGAGCGCAGCTACCACCGCCTCGACGGCAGCCCGGCCGACCTCGCCGCGTTGCGCCAGAACGACCGCCTCGTGGTCGTCCTGAAGGTGACCGAGGCCAAGGCCAGCGCCGGCCGCCTGCTCCTCGTCGACCGCCTGCCGGCCGGCCTCGAGATCGACAACCCGAAGCTCCTCGACACGGACGCGACCGCCGGCCTCGCCTGGGCGAAGTCCGACGTGAAGCCCACCCATACCGAGTTCCGCGACGACCGCTTCGTGGCGGCCTATGACCGCGACCCGAGCCAGTCGGCCTTCTTCAGCGTCGCCTACACGGTGCGGGCGGTGACGCCGGGCCGCTACGTCCACCCGGCGGCGACGATCGAGGACATGTACCGGCCCGAGCGTTACGGACGCACGGCGTTCGGAACGCTGGAGGTGGGGGCGGCGCGGTGA